A region of Vespula vulgaris chromosome 1, iyVesVulg1.1, whole genome shotgun sequence DNA encodes the following proteins:
- the LOC127071197 gene encoding transmembrane protein 234 isoform X5 — protein MTENTESVIYLVLVAFLWGVTNPLIKKGASGLENIKAKTSCGQFFKELYFLFTNAKYMTPFLFNQIGSLLYYLALQGADISLAVPVSNSLTFVITAVTGWILGEKRAERNHPA, from the exons ATGACAGAAAACACAG aatctGTGATATATCTTGTCCTTGTAGCATTTTTATGGGGTGTAACTAATCCATTAATAAAGAAAGGTGCAAGTggtttagaaaatataaaagcaaaaacaaGCTGTGGTCAATTTTTTAAggaactttattttctttttaccaatGCAAAG tacATGACACCATTCTTGTTCAATCAAATTGGATCTTTGCTGTATTACTTGGCCTTGCAAGGTGCAGATATATCTTTGGCAGTTCCAGTTTCTAATTCTCTTACCTTCGTGATTACCGCTGTGACAGGTTGGATCTtaggagagaagagagcgGAGAGAA
- the LOC127071197 gene encoding transmembrane protein 234 homolog isoform X3, producing the protein MTENTESVIYLVLVAFLWGVTNPLIKKGASGLENIKAKTSCGQFFKELYFLFTNAKYMTPFLFNQIGSLLYYLALQGADISLAVPVSNSLTFVITAVTGWILGEKRAERNTYIGMILILMGTTLCCWDKLYTLE; encoded by the exons ATGACAGAAAACACAG aatctGTGATATATCTTGTCCTTGTAGCATTTTTATGGGGTGTAACTAATCCATTAATAAAGAAAGGTGCAAGTggtttagaaaatataaaagcaaaaacaaGCTGTGGTCAATTTTTTAAggaactttattttctttttaccaatGCAAAG tacATGACACCATTCTTGTTCAATCAAATTGGATCTTTGCTGTATTACTTGGCCTTGCAAGGTGCAGATATATCTTTGGCAGTTCCAGTTTCTAATTCTCTTACCTTCGTGATTACCGCTGTGACAGGTTGGATCTtaggagagaagagagcgGAGAGAA ACACATATATTGGAATGATATTGATATTGATGGGAACTACTTTATGTTGTTgggataaattatatacattagaataa
- the LOC127071197 gene encoding transmembrane protein 234 isoform X4 encodes MTENTESVIYLVLVAFLWGVTNPLIKKGASGLENIKAKTSCGQFFKELYFLFTNAKYMTPFLFNQIGSLLYYLALQGADISLAVPVSNSLTFVITAVTGWILGEKRAERKNIALTGGSER; translated from the exons ATGACAGAAAACACAG aatctGTGATATATCTTGTCCTTGTAGCATTTTTATGGGGTGTAACTAATCCATTAATAAAGAAAGGTGCAAGTggtttagaaaatataaaagcaaaaacaaGCTGTGGTCAATTTTTTAAggaactttattttctttttaccaatGCAAAG tacATGACACCATTCTTGTTCAATCAAATTGGATCTTTGCTGTATTACTTGGCCTTGCAAGGTGCAGATATATCTTTGGCAGTTCCAGTTTCTAATTCTCTTACCTTCGTGATTACCGCTGTGACAGGTTGGATCTtaggagagaagagagcgGAGAGAA AGAATATTGCTTTAACCGGTGGATCAGAGAGATAA
- the LOC127071197 gene encoding transmembrane protein 234 homolog isoform X2 produces the protein MTENTAFLWGVTNPLIKKGASGLENIKAKTSCGQFFKELYFLFTNAKYMTPFLFNQIGSLLYYLALQGADISLAVPVSNSLTFVITAVTGWILGEKRAERSKKFTICRYYLSMKYFMHSLILCFRHIYWNDIDIDGNYFMLLG, from the exons ATGACAGAAAACACAG CATTTTTATGGGGTGTAACTAATCCATTAATAAAGAAAGGTGCAAGTggtttagaaaatataaaagcaaaaacaaGCTGTGGTCAATTTTTTAAggaactttattttctttttaccaatGCAAAG tacATGACACCATTCTTGTTCAATCAAATTGGATCTTTGCTGTATTACTTGGCCTTGCAAGGTGCAGATATATCTTTGGCAGTTCCAGTTTCTAATTCTCTTACCTTCGTGATTACCGCTGTGACAGGTTGGATCTtaggagagaagagagcgGAGAGAAGTAAGAAATTTACTATTTGTAGATATTATCTTTCTATGAAGTATTTTATGCATTCCTTGATATTGTGTTTCAGACACATATATTGGAATGATATTGATATTGATGGGAACTACTTTATGTTGTTgggataa
- the LOC127071197 gene encoding transmembrane protein 234 homolog isoform X1, translated as MTENTESVIYLVLVAFLWGVTNPLIKKGASGLENIKAKTSCGQFFKELYFLFTNAKYMTPFLFNQIGSLLYYLALQGADISLAVPVSNSLTFVITAVTGWILGEKRAERSKKFTICRYYLSMKYFMHSLILCFRHIYWNDIDIDGNYFMLLG; from the exons ATGACAGAAAACACAG aatctGTGATATATCTTGTCCTTGTAGCATTTTTATGGGGTGTAACTAATCCATTAATAAAGAAAGGTGCAAGTggtttagaaaatataaaagcaaaaacaaGCTGTGGTCAATTTTTTAAggaactttattttctttttaccaatGCAAAG tacATGACACCATTCTTGTTCAATCAAATTGGATCTTTGCTGTATTACTTGGCCTTGCAAGGTGCAGATATATCTTTGGCAGTTCCAGTTTCTAATTCTCTTACCTTCGTGATTACCGCTGTGACAGGTTGGATCTtaggagagaagagagcgGAGAGAAGTAAGAAATTTACTATTTGTAGATATTATCTTTCTATGAAGTATTTTATGCATTCCTTGATATTGTGTTTCAGACACATATATTGGAATGATATTGATATTGATGGGAACTACTTTATGTTGTTgggataa